GGCTCTGTTGGGAGATTTCAGCACCGTggaaaatatgtgaatatatgacatGATTATTAAACCAAAGCAGCCCCCACCAATTGTTATAAAAGACATAAGAAGAAGGACCATGTTATTTCTGTTGTCAGAGCAGGAGAGCCTCAGAAGAGAGGGGACATCACAGAAGAACTGATGGACCACATTTGACTGGCAGAAGGACAGCTGGAATGTGTTCccagtgtgcacacctgcataCACCAGACCACTGAGCAGGGAAGCCAGGGTCATGTGGACACAAAACTGAGGGTTCATGATGATGGGGTACTGGAGGggctggcagatggccacatagtgaTCCCAGGCCATGATGGTGAGAAAAAGAAGTTCAACACATGCACAAAATTTGACCAAGAAGATCTGGGTTGCACAGCCACCCACTGAAATAACCCTGTTGCCAGTGAGAGAGTTGACACAGGCATTGGGGACAGTGATGGAAATGTAGCACATATCCAAGATGGAcaggttcctgaggaagaagtacatgggtgtgtgcaggttCTGGTCAGCCGTGGTGACAGTGACAATGAGCAGGTTCCCTAATAAGGTACCCAGGTAGGTCACTGTGAATATTGTGAAATAGAGGACTGTCATATTCCAGCCatcaggagagcccaggaggaTAAATTCAGTTACCATGGTGGAATTCGCCATTGACAGGAAATTCTGGTTGACTAGGAAGATAAAGAGATAATAGGAATCAAAAAACATAGATTAATACAATTGATCTGCATATTCATGTTCAATGTGTTTTCCTGAAATAAAAGGTCACTCCTGGTTTTCTCATGTTTAATCATTTCTGAGCAGAGTGCATCCCCCAGGGCAGGTGTGGAGTTCTGCAGCCCAGCGTCTGGGTGTGACCTGCAGTGTTGCCCTCAGCATCTCCATCATGGCTCCCTTGACCGCCTGAGACTCCCATGCAGAGCTCTTGCAGGGCTTGCTCTCCTCCTCTCTTGCATGATCATTGCTCTGAAGGTGCATTCTTCAACGCGCTGTAATTTAGTTAACATCATTCTCTTCAATGAATGTTATTTATCACTCTGTCCCATGTTAATACTGTTTTCTCCTCAGTGTTTTTACTCCATTAAGTTAGATTCCTTTTTACATAAGACAATTTGCCTTTGTCTCATTGACACTTTCCATTTACTTCATTTCTTCTCAATGGTATCATGATCATTTGAAAAGACACTGACTATAATCCCTAACAGGGATATTTTGCGCATACGTATTACAAATCTGCAGCTGCTCACACAAGCTCAATCCTGAGTCACCTACTTGgtcatttcctcttctctttgccAACCTGGGTCCTACTGAGCACCTTGCCAGGTTAACCACACTCACCCTTAGAAAAGAGACCTTCCTCTGAGCCTGTCTGCACTCCTCTGGAAGTGTGAGTGTCCCCCAGGGTTAGGGTTGGGTGGCCAGACACAGTAGGTTGCTCTTAATGTCATAGTCATGGTGAATTTCAAGTGGTCCTACTCTGTCTACCCACAATCTTTTCTGATCCCTATCTTCAGTTGCCCCCTGACAAAAACTTGGAACTCAAACCTGAGTGACTTTCTTGCCACAGCTGGCAGAGCCACTTTTTCTATTGTCATATAATGATCTAATTTTCCCACCAGAATGTATTAACAGGAAAGGAGGCTCAAATGCAAATTTCTTCTGTAACCTTGTTACTAATCTCTATTTTTCCACGTTTGTTTTGTATAAACATTGGCATATCATAGTAAATTGCAGAAAATGAATATGTGTTCATCATCCCCACAACAGTGTCACACATCCTTGAATTTTAGACAATTTAATGATCAACTTTTTACACTTTTGGTAGAAATGACACAACTTCCTGCCTACTAATTAGTCAATAATTATATTGTCACATTTATGACTAACCAGTAATGTAGATTGAATTTATTCTACTGATTTACAAATGAATAGCACTCAAATAGGCTTTGTACCATCTTCACTCCTGGAACAGATATAACTCGGGCTGGGTTCAAATAATGAAAGTCTAACCCCCCATGCATTCATAAGGTAAATTCTAAAGACATTATTGATGGCATAATTATGGCCACAGCTATTCCAAAACCTGCGTTTTAGTAAATGATTAGTGTCTTTACATATTGTAATTACTCACTCCTGAGTATTGCATGCTGCCAACGTGAACAGAACAGTCTTTCCTTGACTTTTCCCACCAACTCTGTCTGCATCCAGGTTGGACCTGTGCAGTCAGCACAGTGCCAGGGGTTATGTGGGCAGCTCAGTCACCTCTGCTTTCTGTGAACCTGGTGCCCAGCTAGAGGATGCAGGGCCCTTGGGGAACCAGAGCACAGCCTGCAGAGACAGCAGGAGTCACAGCACACCAGGAGGCAGCAGCATCTCCAGAGCCCAGAAGAGAGAGCTGGCCCCATGCCAGCACACACACCAGATGACACAGGGGAGTACTCTGCTGGGTATCACCCTACATCATTGCTGAGAAATGAGTAACACTAAGGAGAAACTTATGGTGCACACTGTGTGTTCTCATCTCTGCCTCCTTCACCTCAGTTTGAGTTACGGGTGTTTATGGGTATCAGTTAACATTCAGGTGCTGAGAACTCTCACTCGCTCAGCAATCTGCAAGTGGGAAACCTCTAAGGATGGCTGCAGTTCAGCAGTAAAATCTCTTATCATCCAGATGAAATTCACCTGAAAAATCAACCTCTGAAATAGTTTGTGGTTATCAATTCAGTGCCATTTACCACAGTAAAAAATTTACAACTTCCAAATATGTCTTGctcccaaatacttttttttaaatttatttttattgtaaacaaatgggatacattttgtttttatttttgtacatggagaaaaggcatatcatttgtgtaatcatacattcatatAGTGTAAtattgtttgtttcattctgttatttttcccattctcccacccctcccaccactattttccctctatagagtccccctttctctattcttgcaccctcccccccattatgagtcatcatccttttatcagtgagatcattcttgctttggatttttgagattggcttatctgtcttagcatgatattctccaaatacttttattagttCACATGAACTGTCAAATCCTTTACACACATTGTTCCTTTTATCTCTAATTGCAGTCAGTGGAAAACACTAAATTTACTCTGTATCCTTACCTGTTTGTGAAAtctcatataaaaataatcattcaatATATGGTATTTTTTCTGCCTTGACAAGGACTAGGCTTTTCAAAATTAATCCAACTTGTAGCATGTATCATTATTTCATTCTCTAAGGATGAAAGACATTCCATGATATGTAtatgtcagaaatattttaacacattcaTTGGtggacatattttctttattctgttaatataatGATACTGATTTAGTGGTTCTCATATATTTTGGCATCTTCAATATTTCTGGTACACATTCTGTGCACTGTATGATTATGTTGAGTAATTGCATGATTCACCTTTGCATTTTAACAAAAACACCTGGtcaaaatccaaacaaaacaaaataatagaagttcctttaaaaaaaaaaaacaacttag
This DNA window, taken from Sciurus carolinensis chromosome 19 unlocalized genomic scaffold, mSciCar1.2 SUPER_34, whole genome shotgun sequence, encodes the following:
- the LOC124973539 gene encoding olfactory receptor 14C36-like, which translates into the protein MANSTMVTEFILLGSPDGWNMTVLYFTIFTVTYLGTLLGNLLIVTVTTADQNLHTPMYFFLRNLSILDMCYISITVPNACVNSLTGNRVISVGGCATQIFLVKFCACVELLFLTIMAWDHYVAICQPLQYPIIMNPQFCVHMTLASLLSGLVYAGVHTGNTFQLSFCQSNVVHQFFCDVPSLLRLSCSDNRNNMVLLLMSFITIGGGCFGLIIMSYIHIFSTVLKSPNRASVKAFSPCTPHILVVSIFLSSSTGVYLKPSATSDTLQDMVLSAFYTMVPPLLNPLIYSLRNKQVMEAMGRVMGIQFFLRKC